The following are encoded together in the Eulemur rufifrons isolate Redbay chromosome 28, OSU_ERuf_1, whole genome shotgun sequence genome:
- the LOC138376353 gene encoding pulmonary surfactant-associated protein A-like isoform X1: protein MLLHPLALALALVAVSSTVCDMQDVCVGSPGVPGIPGSHGLPGRDGRDGIKGDPGPPGPMGPPGGMPGLPGRDGLTGAPGVTGERGEKGEPGARGPPGLPAYLDEELQTTLQDLRHQILQSVGVLTLQGSVLAVGEKIFSTNGQSVNFDAIRESCARAGGHIAVPRSPEENEAIASIVKKHNTYAYLGLAEGPTPGDFRYLDGAPVNYSNWYPGEPRGRGKEKCVEMYADGQWNDKNCLQYRLAICEF from the exons ATGCTGCTGCACCCGCTGGCCCTTGCCCTCGCCTTGGTGGCAGTTTCCAGCACTGTGTGTGACATGCAGGATGTGTGTGTCGGAAGCCCCGGTGTCCCTGGCATTCCTGGATCCCACGGCCTGCCGGGCAGAGATGGGAGAGACGGTATCAAAGGAGACCCTGGACCTCCAG GTCCCATGGGCCCACCTGGAGGAATGCCAGGTCTCCCTGGGCGAGATGGCCTGACTGGAGCCCCTGGTGTCACTGGGGAGCGTGGAGAAAAGGGGGAACCTGGAGCGAGGGGCCCTCCAG GGCTTCCAGCTTATCTGGATGAGGAGCTCCAAACCACACTCCAGGACCTGAGACATCAAATCCTGCAGTCAGTGGGAG TCCTCACTTTGCAGGGGTCCGTGCTGGCAGTGGGAGAGAAGATCTTCTCCACCAACGGGCAGTCAGTCAATTTTGATGCCATTAGAGAGTCATGTGCCAGAGCAGGCGGCCACATTGCTGTCCCAAGGAGTCCGGAGGAAAACGAGGCCATTGCAAGCATCGTGAAGAAGCATAACACATATGCTTACCTGGGCCTGGCCGAGGGCCCCACCCCCGGAGACTTCCGCTACCTGGATGGAGCCCCCGTCAACTACTCCAACTGGTACCCGGGGGAGCCCAGGGGTCGGGGCAAAGAGAAGTGCGTGGAGATGTATGCAGACGGGCAGTGGAATGACAAGAACTGCCTGCAGTACCGACTGGCCATCTGTGAGTTCTGA
- the LOC138376353 gene encoding pulmonary surfactant-associated protein A-like isoform X2 — MLLHPLALALALVAVSSTVCDMQDVCVGTPGVTGERGEKGEPGARGPPGLPAYLDEELQTTLQDLRHQILQSVGVLTLQGSVLAVGEKIFSTNGQSVNFDAIRESCARAGGHIAVPRSPEENEAIASIVKKHNTYAYLGLAEGPTPGDFRYLDGAPVNYSNWYPGEPRGRGKEKCVEMYADGQWNDKNCLQYRLAICEF, encoded by the exons ATGCTGCTGCACCCGCTGGCCCTTGCCCTCGCCTTGGTGGCAGTTTCCAGCACTGTGTGTGACATGCAGGATGTGTGTGTCGGAA CCCCTGGTGTCACTGGGGAGCGTGGAGAAAAGGGGGAACCTGGAGCGAGGGGCCCTCCAG GGCTTCCAGCTTATCTGGATGAGGAGCTCCAAACCACACTCCAGGACCTGAGACATCAAATCCTGCAGTCAGTGGGAG TCCTCACTTTGCAGGGGTCCGTGCTGGCAGTGGGAGAGAAGATCTTCTCCACCAACGGGCAGTCAGTCAATTTTGATGCCATTAGAGAGTCATGTGCCAGAGCAGGCGGCCACATTGCTGTCCCAAGGAGTCCGGAGGAAAACGAGGCCATTGCAAGCATCGTGAAGAAGCATAACACATATGCTTACCTGGGCCTGGCCGAGGGCCCCACCCCCGGAGACTTCCGCTACCTGGATGGAGCCCCCGTCAACTACTCCAACTGGTACCCGGGGGAGCCCAGGGGTCGGGGCAAAGAGAAGTGCGTGGAGATGTATGCAGACGGGCAGTGGAATGACAAGAACTGCCTGCAGTACCGACTGGCCATCTGTGAGTTCTGA